From a single Fusobacterium pseudoperiodonticum genomic region:
- a CDS encoding O-antigen ligase family protein — protein sequence MIKEKNNFWNQLIAFSILVYLFFLSRRGGNSKDIVSILIMLFTLVYSYKEGIKRYLSYKKEITISILYIVLVSISYFILDDKGDDRFYTFTHATFFSIGFMLILLNYKLDNKYVKYILPLLIIISLPAMYKGALDFYKHYSELGWYRIEGASYTTKYAAEVGIYLLLGIFSFAYYKKIYIRLLLLPYILTNLGLILSTQSRNTFIAIPLTIIFLYTVVDWKKGIIILLILLGGLGILFKSNYNIANINRIKNSIGTVEKVKVDARYIIFLDGIEKAKNHIFIGEGFFKYKGGKLNTPIEVTDHYHNIFIETAITQGIFTLIVYIAFIITLFIRMLKNYFKENDRLKRYIKLYATAVLIFSTLYGLFEPIFYFEKIYQLIFTIIALSFIIDDTSTKE from the coding sequence ATGATAAAGGAAAAAAATAATTTTTGGAACCAGTTAATTGCTTTTTCAATTTTAGTTTATTTATTTTTTCTATCTCGTAGAGGTGGAAATTCCAAGGATATAGTATCCATACTGATTATGTTATTCACCTTAGTCTATTCCTATAAAGAAGGAATAAAAAGATACTTATCATATAAAAAAGAAATTACAATAAGTATTCTGTATATTGTTTTAGTCTCAATATCCTATTTTATTCTTGATGATAAAGGGGATGATCGATTTTATACATTTACACATGCTACCTTTTTTAGTATTGGTTTTATGCTTATTTTATTAAATTATAAATTAGATAATAAATATGTAAAATATATATTACCTCTTTTAATTATAATTTCTCTACCAGCGATGTATAAGGGAGCATTAGATTTTTATAAACATTACAGTGAATTAGGCTGGTATAGAATAGAAGGGGCTTCATATACAACTAAATATGCTGCTGAAGTGGGTATCTATCTGTTATTAGGAATATTTTCTTTTGCCTATTATAAAAAAATCTATATAAGGTTATTATTACTACCATATATTCTTACTAATTTGGGTCTTATACTTTCTACTCAATCTAGAAATACCTTTATAGCAATTCCTTTAACTATTATTTTTCTCTATACAGTAGTAGATTGGAAAAAAGGTATAATAATACTGCTTATTCTATTAGGAGGTTTAGGAATATTATTTAAATCTAATTACAATATTGCTAATATCAATAGAATAAAAAATTCAATTGGTACAGTTGAAAAAGTTAAGGTTGATGCAAGATATATAATTTTTTTAGATGGAATAGAAAAAGCTAAAAATCATATTTTTATTGGAGAAGGTTTCTTTAAATACAAAGGAGGAAAATTAAATACTCCTATTGAAGTCACAGACCATTACCATAATATTTTTATAGAAACAGCTATTACACAAGGTATTTTTACATTGATAGTTTATATTGCTTTTATAATAACTTTATTTATTAGAATGTTAAAAAATTATTTTAAAGAAAATGATAGATTAAAAAGATATATAAAATTATATGCTACAGCAGTACTTATTTTCTCTACATTATATGGTCTATTTGAACCTATATTTTATTTTGAAAAAATATATCAACTTATTTTTACTATCATAGCATTATCATTTATAATTGATGATACTTCTACTAAAGAGTAA
- a CDS encoding glycosyltransferase, translating into MLKIGFCINSLEMGGAERLLVDIVNTLYETKNYEIHILTKLKSNSYFFNLIKDKIKYDFLLEKKSEGFFSKTRDSILKKINFKKFSDKVDIIIDFLDGDFFSYIERIKNKEKIIWLHLSYEKLKIRKKIDKKLSAYNKIIVIADDMEKELLDARKDLKNICKIDNFVDYQEIDKKLNEELKIDFDFNQKYFLTVCRLNEEQKDVKTLIEAFSLYKGDEKLVIAGDGPDRKMLEDLCIEKNIKDKVIFLGMIDNPFIFMKNSQAFILSSKVEGFGLVLVEALYCGTKVISSDCPTGPSQILLNGEAGELFEVSNVAELLNKLEIIHNKEYNKAKIEETLERYTKENFINNFRKVIE; encoded by the coding sequence ATGCTAAAAATAGGCTTTTGTATTAATTCATTAGAGATGGGAGGAGCTGAAAGACTGCTTGTTGATATTGTTAATACTCTCTATGAAACAAAAAACTACGAAATTCATATTTTAACAAAGTTGAAAAGTAATTCATATTTTTTCAATTTGATAAAAGATAAAATAAAATATGATTTTTTACTAGAAAAAAAATCTGAAGGTTTTTTCTCTAAAACAAGAGATTCTATTTTAAAAAAAATAAACTTTAAAAAGTTTTCTGATAAAGTAGATATAATCATTGATTTTTTAGATGGTGATTTTTTCTCTTATATTGAAAGAATTAAAAATAAAGAAAAAATTATTTGGCTACATCTTAGTTATGAAAAATTAAAAATTCGAAAAAAAATAGACAAAAAATTATCAGCTTATAATAAAATAATTGTAATCGCTGATGATATGGAAAAAGAATTATTAGATGCAAGAAAAGATTTAAAAAATATTTGTAAAATTGATAATTTTGTAGATTATCAAGAAATAGATAAAAAACTAAATGAAGAGTTAAAAATAGATTTTGATTTTAATCAAAAATATTTTTTAACAGTTTGCAGATTAAATGAAGAACAGAAAGATGTAAAAACTCTAATAGAAGCCTTTTCCTTATATAAAGGTGATGAAAAGTTAGTAATAGCTGGTGATGGTCCAGATAGAAAAATGCTAGAAGATTTATGTATTGAAAAAAATATAAAAGATAAGGTTATTTTTCTAGGAATGATAGATAATCCTTTTATCTTTATGAAAAACTCTCAAGCTTTCATTCTATCATCAAAGGTTGAAGGTTTTGGTTTAGTCTTAGTTGAAGCTCTATATTGTGGTACAAAGGTTATTTCTTCTGATTGTCCAACAGGGCCAAGTCAAATTTTATTAAATGGGGAAGCTGGAGAGTTATTTGAGGTTTCTAATGTTGCTGAGCTCTTAAATAAGTTAGAAATCATTCATAATAAGGAGTATAATAAAGCTAAAATAGAAGAAACATTAGAAAGATATACAAAAGAAAATTTTATAAATAACTTTAGGAAGGTAATAGAATGA
- a CDS encoding glycosyltransferase family 4 protein — protein sequence MSKTFLHISEEFEYTWLGKDNGMIPIYMSEKLGYDSKILTVNLKNDLPDSERGVEFVKVKRKFPFLSNFAYWTKLVKRYNIFKYLIKNAKDIDVLMLFHVSRCSYWYAHFYKKLNPNGFIYVKADFNLAVYQKEWNIVNSKPKSLREFFRKRRESAEYDKRKKLIPMTDLISYESLEAYEFMKDSYAGIDTKTKTIYLPNGYDNEIIDKIKVKTLEEKENIILTVGRLGTEAKNTELLLETFKEIDLKDWKVYLVGSIDKRFINYKENFFKENPHLVDKIIFTGEIKDREELYKYYNRAKVFVLPSRWESFGIVMVEAMAFGDYVITSNTCAAKDITNNNEVGKIVEIDSKKELKDEIIKTISGEIDLKEKYEKTLNHVSNFKYSYLIEKLGERIH from the coding sequence ATGAGTAAAACATTTTTACATATATCAGAAGAATTCGAATATACATGGCTTGGAAAAGACAATGGAATGATTCCTATTTATATGTCTGAAAAATTAGGATATGATAGTAAAATTTTAACTGTTAATCTAAAGAATGATTTACCTGACAGTGAAAGAGGAGTTGAATTTGTAAAAGTAAAAAGAAAATTTCCTTTTCTTTCAAATTTTGCATATTGGACAAAGCTAGTAAAAAGATATAATATTTTTAAATATCTTATTAAAAATGCTAAAGATATAGATGTCTTAATGCTATTTCATGTATCGAGATGCAGTTATTGGTATGCACATTTCTATAAAAAATTAAATCCTAATGGTTTTATATATGTTAAGGCTGATTTTAATTTGGCTGTGTATCAAAAAGAATGGAATATAGTTAATTCTAAGCCTAAGTCTCTGAGAGAATTCTTTAGAAAAAGAAGAGAAAGTGCTGAATATGATAAAAGAAAAAAATTAATTCCTATGACTGATTTAATCAGTTATGAAAGTCTTGAAGCCTATGAGTTTATGAAAGATAGTTATGCTGGTATCGATACTAAGACTAAAACAATTTATTTGCCCAATGGTTATGATAATGAGATTATTGATAAAATAAAAGTAAAAACTTTGGAAGAAAAAGAAAATATTATCTTAACAGTTGGAAGATTAGGAACTGAAGCAAAGAATACAGAATTATTATTAGAAACTTTTAAAGAAATTGATTTAAAAGATTGGAAAGTATATCTTGTAGGTTCAATTGATAAGAGATTTATAAATTATAAAGAGAACTTTTTTAAAGAAAATCCTCATCTAGTGGATAAGATAATATTTACTGGTGAAATTAAAGATAGAGAAGAACTATATAAATACTATAATAGAGCTAAAGTATTTGTATTGCCTTCAAGATGGGAAAGTTTTGGAATTGTAATGGTTGAAGCAATGGCTTTTGGAGATTATGTGATTACTTCAAATACCTGTGCTGCTAAAGATATTACAAATAATAATGAAGTAGGGAAAATTGTTGAAATTGATTCTAAAAAAGAATTAAAAGATGAGATAATAAAGACAATATCTGGAGAAATTGACTTAAAAGAAAAGTATGAAAAAACTTTAAATCATGTTTCAAATTTTAAATATTCATACCTAATAGAAAAATTAGGTGAAAGGATTCATTAA
- a CDS encoding acyltransferase, with protein MYTIHFKYLRGFNFIKTRYKKLKNKLEIFGKLRKNKIKISGDNNILYIGKNSLLRNCHISINGNNNVLYIGDDCVVNSTSIILDNESAEIRIGNKTSIGKAQIVSLEPYKIEIGEDCMFSYDVEIRNTDSHKIYDKNTNKRINEGNSISIGNHVWLGMRAIILKGVNIEDNSIVAGGSIVTKDVKANTIVSGAPAKQIRENIYWTREEVMKRLEEKNE; from the coding sequence ATGTATACTATTCATTTTAAATATTTAAGAGGCTTTAATTTTATAAAAACTAGATATAAAAAACTTAAAAATAAATTAGAAATATTTGGGAAATTAAGAAAAAATAAAATAAAAATTTCTGGAGATAATAATATTTTATATATTGGAAAAAATTCTCTTCTTAGGAATTGCCATATCTCTATAAATGGAAATAATAATGTTCTTTATATAGGAGATGATTGTGTAGTTAATAGCACATCAATTATTTTAGATAATGAAAGTGCAGAAATTAGAATAGGAAATAAAACCTCAATTGGAAAGGCTCAAATTGTTTCTTTAGAACCTTATAAAATTGAAATTGGTGAAGACTGTATGTTTTCTTATGATGTCGAGATAAGAAATACTGATTCTCATAAAATATATGATAAAAATACTAATAAAAGAATTAACGAAGGAAATAGTATAAGTATCGGAAATCATGTATGGTTAGGTATGAGAGCTATTATTTTAAAAGGGGTAAATATAGAAGATAACTCAATTGTTGCAGGTGGAAGTATAGTCACAAAAGATGTAAAGGCTAATACCATTGTATCTGGAGCTCCTGCAAAACAAATTAGAGAAAATATATATTGGACTAGAGAAGAAGTTATGAAACGTTTAGAGGAGAAAAATGAGTAA
- a CDS encoding lipopolysaccharide core heptose(II) kinase RfaY — MLLEKKYKGYSLFAYDNFFIEIGKNIIDKEYKELNVFKNTKRNYVSEIQINNISYIFKEPRNECIIPQRKFFTLFKKGEALTTLINVNQAISEDNLTEYAKPFLAIVKRKNGMICYSAFIQEKINIETDRNLDKMIEITKKIHSKGYYHGDCNPSNFITSKDEIKILDTQAKKMRFGNYRAHYDILTMKMDSYQDMRYPYKKNIFYYLALSVKKFKKLKFIEKIKEKKKKLREKGWKI, encoded by the coding sequence ATGCTATTAGAAAAAAAATATAAGGGATATTCATTATTTGCCTATGATAATTTTTTTATAGAAATTGGTAAAAATATCATAGATAAAGAGTATAAAGAGCTTAATGTTTTTAAAAATACAAAAAGAAATTATGTCTCTGAAATTCAAATAAACAATATTAGTTATATATTTAAAGAACCTAGAAATGAATGTATTATTCCTCAAAGAAAGTTTTTTACTTTATTTAAAAAAGGAGAAGCTCTTACAACTTTAATAAATGTAAATCAAGCAATCTCTGAGGATAATTTAACTGAGTATGCAAAACCTTTCTTGGCAATAGTTAAGAGAAAAAATGGAATGATTTGTTATTCAGCTTTTATTCAAGAAAAAATAAATATTGAAACAGATAGAAACCTTGATAAAATGATTGAAATTACAAAAAAAATTCATAGTAAAGGTTATTATCATGGTGATTGTAATCCAAGTAATTTTATCACATCTAAAGATGAAATAAAGATTCTTGATACTCAGGCTAAAAAAATGAGATTTGGAAATTACAGAGCACATTATGACATCTTAACTATGAAAATGGATTCCTATCAAGATATGAGATATCCTTATAAAAAGAATATCTTTTATTATTTAGCATTATCTGTAAAAAAATTTAAGAAACTTAAGTTTATTGAAAAAATAAAAGAAAAAAAGAAAAAATTAAGGGAAAAAGGTTGGAAAATTTAA
- a CDS encoding glycosyltransferase family 9 protein, producing the protein MKNFFKKINRIFQDYMREKRLKIGKAIWDKKEKTNIIKGNNFIENNNIKSILFLRYDGKIGDMIVNSLMFREIKKVYPDIKIGLVARGAAIDIVKDNPNVDEIYEYHKDRKKIKELALKIKEEKYDLLIDFSEMLRVNQMMLINLCGARINIGIEKENWKLFDISLNIRDFNQHISELYIKILKFLGIDNINSSYDVFSSNYLLKDLNLENKKYCVFNPYAASKHRSFSSENIEKISKIILEKNYEKLILIGSEDKIKELKKLDISKENKVKIVETKGMSEVAELIKGADLIVSPDTSIVHLGKAFNKKMICIYRKELGKEDKNSILWGPNSEKAKIIFVEEKTKDGEEININNLNLDEFKKEIGKILY; encoded by the coding sequence ATGAAAAACTTTTTTAAAAAAATAAATAGAATTTTTCAAGATTACATGAGAGAAAAAAGATTAAAAATAGGTAAAGCTATTTGGGATAAAAAAGAAAAAACTAATATAATTAAAGGAAATAACTTCATAGAGAATAATAATATCAAATCTATACTTTTTTTAAGATATGATGGAAAAATTGGAGACATGATAGTAAATTCTTTGATGTTTCGTGAGATTAAAAAAGTATACCCTGATATAAAAATTGGTCTTGTTGCAAGAGGAGCAGCGATAGATATTGTTAAAGATAATCCTAATGTTGATGAAATCTATGAATATCATAAGGATAGAAAAAAAATTAAAGAATTAGCCTTAAAAATAAAAGAAGAAAAATATGATCTATTAATTGATTTTTCTGAGATGCTAAGAGTTAATCAAATGATGTTGATAAATCTATGTGGAGCTAGAATTAATATTGGTATAGAAAAGGAAAATTGGAAGTTATTTGATATTTCTCTTAATATTAGAGATTTCAATCAACATATTTCTGAACTATATATAAAAATATTAAAATTTTTAGGAATAGACAATATAAATTCATCTTATGATGTCTTTTCAAGCAATTATTTATTAAAAGATTTAAATCTAGAAAATAAAAAATATTGTGTATTTAATCCTTATGCTGCAAGTAAACATAGAAGTTTTTCAAGTGAAAATATTGAAAAAATTTCAAAAATAATATTAGAAAAAAATTATGAAAAGCTAATTTTAATTGGAAGCGAAGATAAAATAAAAGAATTAAAAAAATTAGACATTAGTAAAGAAAATAAAGTCAAAATAGTAGAAACAAAAGGAATGTCAGAAGTTGCAGAGCTTATAAAAGGTGCAGATTTAATTGTAAGCCCTGATACTTCAATAGTCCATTTAGGAAAAGCTTTCAATAAAAAAATGATTTGTATTTATAGAAAAGAGTTAGGAAAAGAAGATAAAAATTCTATACTTTGGGGACCTAATTCAGAAAAAGCAAAAATTATTTTTGTAGAAGAAAAAACAAAAGATGGTGAAGAAATAAATATAAACAATCTAAATTTAGATGAGTTTAAGAAAGAAATAGGAAAAATACTATATTAA
- a CDS encoding riboflavin synthase subunit alpha: protein MEILDKKSNRMSRVIVGVFEANLLASFPKLQRILDFLSLRNLLSNELFFTFYYFATGSLSF, encoded by the coding sequence ATGGAAATTTTAGATAAAAAATCAAATAGAATGAGCCGAGTAATTGTCGGAGTGTTTGAAGCCAACTTGTTGGCAAGTTTTCCGAAATTACAGCGAATTCTTGATTTTTTATCGTTAAGAAATTTACTCAGTAACGAACTATTTTTTACTTTTTATTATTTTGCGACAGGCTCTTTAAGTTTTTAA
- a CDS encoding ABC transporter ATP-binding protein, producing MSKKKNQNEDSIKNFKKAVSNLLALLGERKVPFLISIVANIISTLLVVAIPWTSAVAIDDIVKILNDNTIIDKWAAVFSFLIKPVSLLGIIAVSIFALSYLQEYISAILGEEVAQSLRVKLSRKFTKLPMNFFDTNQVGDILSKLTTDIEKVAEVIGSSFTRFVYSFLIMILVIIMLFTINVKLTLLVLAILLISIVVTYYVSKLTQKIFSQDVKSLSELSSLTEEALTGNLVVQAFNKQEDIITSIDESIEKQYVAAKTLEFTIFSIYPSIRFITQIAFVTSAVMSAILVINGHLTLGLAQAFLQYITQISEPVTTSAYIINSLQNALVSVERVYDILELPEEKELTEDTHLLDNTKGQIVFENVSFGYSKDKLLMKNVNFTAKAEQMVAIVGPTGAGKTTLINLLMRFYDVNGGRILFDGVDISKVTRKELRANFGMVLQDTWLFKGTIAENIAYGKPDATREEIIEAAKLAKCDSFIRKLPQGYDTIITSENGMVSQGEQQLLTIARTILPNPKVMILDEATSSIDTKTEKDIQAVISQLMKGRTSFVIAHRLSTIRNADLILVMKDGDIVEQGNHDELMTVNGIYANLYNTQFSS from the coding sequence ATGTCTAAAAAGAAAAATCAAAATGAAGATAGTATAAAGAATTTTAAAAAAGCTGTTTCTAATTTATTAGCACTTTTAGGTGAAAGAAAAGTTCCATTTTTAATCTCTATTGTTGCTAATATAATATCTACACTTTTAGTGGTTGCTATCCCTTGGACATCAGCTGTTGCCATAGATGACATTGTTAAAATACTTAATGATAACACTATTATTGATAAATGGGCTGCTGTCTTTAGTTTTCTTATAAAGCCTGTTTCTTTATTAGGAATAATAGCTGTATCAATATTTGCTTTAAGTTATTTACAAGAATATATATCAGCAATATTAGGAGAAGAAGTTGCTCAATCTCTTAGAGTAAAATTAAGTAGAAAGTTTACAAAGCTACCTATGAATTTCTTTGATACAAACCAAGTTGGAGATATTCTAAGTAAACTTACAACAGATATTGAAAAGGTTGCAGAAGTTATAGGTTCTAGTTTTACAAGATTTGTTTATTCATTTTTAATAATGATTCTTGTTATAATTATGCTATTTACTATAAATGTAAAATTAACTTTACTAGTTTTAGCTATTCTTTTAATAAGTATTGTAGTTACATACTATGTTTCAAAGTTAACACAAAAAATATTCTCTCAAGATGTAAAATCTCTTTCTGAACTGAGTTCACTGACAGAAGAGGCTTTAACAGGGAATCTAGTTGTACAAGCTTTTAATAAGCAAGAAGATATCATAACTAGTATAGATGAATCTATTGAAAAACAATATGTTGCTGCAAAAACACTTGAGTTTACAATTTTTTCAATATACCCTTCTATTAGATTTATAACTCAAATAGCCTTTGTTACATCAGCAGTTATGTCTGCTATACTTGTAATAAATGGTCATCTTACTTTAGGACTTGCTCAGGCATTTTTACAATATATTACTCAAATATCTGAGCCTGTTACAACTTCTGCCTATATTATAAATTCTTTACAGAATGCTTTAGTTTCTGTTGAAAGAGTCTATGACATTTTAGAATTACCTGAAGAAAAAGAATTAACTGAGGATACTCATTTACTAGATAATACTAAGGGACAAATTGTATTTGAAAATGTTTCTTTTGGATATAGTAAAGATAAGCTTTTAATGAAAAATGTTAATTTTACTGCGAAGGCTGAACAAATGGTTGCCATAGTTGGTCCTACTGGTGCTGGTAAAACAACCCTAATAAATTTACTTATGAGATTCTATGATGTAAATGGAGGTAGAATTTTATTTGATGGTGTAGATATTTCAAAGGTTACAAGAAAAGAGTTAAGAGCAAACTTTGGTATGGTTCTACAAGACACTTGGTTATTTAAAGGAACTATTGCTGAAAATATTGCTTACGGAAAACCTGATGCCACTCGTGAAGAAATAATAGAAGCTGCTAAGTTAGCAAAATGTGATAGCTTTATTAGAAAATTACCACAAGGTTATGACACTATAATTACAAGTGAAAATGGTATGGTTTCTCAAGGTGAACAACAGTTATTAACTATAGCCCGTACAATTTTACCTAATCCAAAAGTTATGATACTAGATGAAGCTACTTCAAGTATAGATACTAAAACTGAAAAAGATATTCAAGCTGTTATCAGTCAACTTATGAAAGGAAGAACAAGTTTTGTTATTGCTCATAGACTTTCAACTATTCGTAATGCGGACTTAATCTTAGTTATGAAAGATGGAGATATAGTTGAACAAGGTAACCATGATGAACTTATGACTGTTAATGGTATCTATGCAAATCTATACAATACACAATTTAGTTCTTAA
- a CDS encoding ABC transporter ATP-binding protein, with product MKILRTYIKENIGILSLGAIFLTLNTFATLAIPFQISNIINLGIMKKDIDMVYSTSIKMVIILIVGTATGIIANHFVALFATNFTKKNRKLLIRNLESLTVDQINDFGVASLVTRMGNDNNNAQRLIVAFFQMILPSPIMAVISIFMTIKLSPTLALIPLFTILIFAFAIVLTLFKSLPYILKVQKKLDRMTLVLRERFIGAKIIRAFDNSKKERDKFNDVAQEYTDNYIIINKKFALLSPMAFALMSVVITLIIFFGAMKVLNNTLEIGSITAIVEYSLTTIAALIMSSMVLVQMPKAVVSIERIEEVLNVTSEIKDKEELKDNSYYEDILKQNPISLTFDNVCFRYKGAEKQILKNISFSVKAGERFAIVGATGSGKSTIAKVLLRLNDIESGRILINGVNTLDLPLNCLRNQISYTPQKAYIFSGKIKDNFRFTNKDMTDEEMIKIAKIAQSYDFIDSLPDKFDSFVAQGGINFSGGQKQRLSIARALSKDANIYLFDDSFSALDYATDAKLRKELKTFLKDKITIIIAQRLNTIADADKIIVLKDSEITGMGTHQELLESNQEYIELAKSQGILE from the coding sequence ATGAAAATATTAAGAACCTATATAAAAGAAAATATAGGAATTTTATCTTTAGGTGCAATATTTCTTACATTGAATACTTTTGCAACCTTGGCTATACCTTTTCAAATTTCTAATATAATAAATTTAGGTATAATGAAAAAAGATATAGATATGGTCTATTCTACGAGTATAAAAATGGTAATTATATTGATTGTTGGAACTGCAACTGGAATTATAGCTAATCACTTTGTAGCTCTCTTTGCCACTAACTTTACAAAGAAGAATAGAAAATTACTGATAAGAAATCTTGAATCTTTAACAGTTGACCAAATAAATGATTTTGGAGTTGCTTCTTTAGTAACTCGTATGGGAAATGATAACAATAATGCTCAAAGACTTATAGTAGCATTTTTTCAAATGATATTACCTAGTCCAATAATGGCAGTAATATCTATATTTATGACAATAAAGTTATCACCTACTTTGGCCTTGATACCTTTATTTACAATCTTAATTTTTGCTTTTGCAATAGTTTTAACTCTATTTAAATCTTTACCATATATTTTAAAAGTTCAAAAAAAATTAGATAGGATGACTTTAGTTTTAAGAGAAAGATTTATTGGAGCTAAAATCATAAGAGCCTTTGATAATTCTAAAAAAGAAAGAGATAAATTCAATGATGTAGCTCAAGAATACACAGATAACTATATCATTATCAATAAAAAATTTGCTCTACTTTCACCTATGGCTTTTGCACTTATGTCTGTTGTTATAACTTTAATAATCTTCTTTGGTGCTATGAAAGTCTTAAATAATACCCTAGAAATTGGTTCTATAACAGCCATTGTTGAATATTCATTGACTACTATAGCTGCTCTTATTATGTCTTCTATGGTTTTGGTTCAAATGCCAAAGGCTGTTGTTTCAATAGAAAGAATTGAAGAAGTTTTAAATGTTACAAGTGAAATAAAGGATAAAGAAGAATTAAAAGATAACTCTTACTATGAAGATATTTTAAAACAAAATCCTATATCTTTAACTTTTGATAATGTATGTTTTAGATATAAGGGGGCAGAAAAACAAATTTTAAAGAATATTTCCTTTTCTGTAAAAGCTGGAGAAAGATTTGCTATAGTTGGAGCAACAGGTTCTGGAAAATCTACAATAGCAAAGGTTTTACTTAGATTAAATGATATAGAAAGTGGAAGAATCTTAATAAATGGAGTCAATACCTTAGATTTACCTCTAAATTGCCTAAGAAATCAAATTTCATATACTCCACAAAAAGCATATATTTTTAGTGGAAAAATAAAAGATAACTTTAGATTTACCAATAAGGATATGACAGATGAAGAAATGATTAAAATTGCAAAAATTGCTCAATCTTATGATTTTATTGACTCTTTACCTGATAAGTTTGATTCTTTTGTAGCTCAAGGAGGAATAAATTTCTCTGGTGGACAAAAACAAAGATTGTCTATTGCAAGAGCCTTATCAAAAGATGCAAATATTTACTTATTTGATGATAGTTTTTCTGCTCTTGACTATGCAACAGATGCTAAACTTCGTAAGGAATTAAAAACTTTCTTAAAGGATAAGATAACTATTATCATAGCACAAAGACTAAATACTATAGCTGATGCTGATAAGATAATCGTTTTAAAAGATAGTGAAATTACGGGAATGGGAACTCATCAAGAGTTACTGGAAAGCAATCAAGAATATATTGAGCTTGCTAAGTCGCAAGGAATCTTAGAATAA
- a CDS encoding ABC transporter substrate-binding protein, producing MEGKSRKIKILIGLIALIVLAFGPFKANDKKSNTNTNTAEVNLKKVIIGLPGISNQTLEATGIAVNKGYIAEELKKVGYEPEFIYFQQAGPAVNEALATNKIDIAMYGDFPITILKSNGGDVKVFAVDNSRFMYGVLVQNDDSIKTIKDLEGKKVLYRKGTVEQKFFKEILKKYNLDEDKFVSVNAGGADGQSIFSAKEAEAIFTFYYTALYMESKGLGKVIDSTLDKPEVGTQSLAVGRTKFLEENPDAAVAIIRALERAKDFAKENPEEVFNIYSQRGIPAEVYKKAYSADLTFSNFDPAITDDTKEKMQKLIDFLYDNQIVKNKISVDDIITTEYYDKYKSSK from the coding sequence ATGGAAGGAAAAAGCAGAAAAATAAAAATTTTAATTGGACTTATAGCTCTAATAGTATTAGCTTTTGGACCTTTTAAAGCAAATGATAAAAAATCTAATACAAATACTAATACTGCTGAAGTTAATTTAAAAAAAGTTATAATTGGTTTACCTGGTATATCCAATCAAACATTGGAAGCAACAGGAATAGCTGTTAACAAAGGCTATATAGCAGAAGAATTAAAGAAAGTTGGATATGAACCTGAATTTATATATTTTCAACAAGCAGGACCTGCTGTTAATGAAGCTTTGGCTACAAACAAAATAGATATTGCAATGTATGGAGATTTCCCAATTACAATTTTAAAAAGTAATGGTGGAGATGTAAAAGTCTTTGCAGTAGATAATTCAAGATTTATGTATGGAGTCCTTGTACAAAATGATGATAGCATAAAAACTATTAAAGATTTAGAAGGTAAAAAAGTTCTATATAGAAAAGGAACTGTTGAACAAAAGTTCTTTAAAGAAATTCTTAAAAAATATAATTTAGATGAAGATAAATTTGTTTCTGTAAATGCTGGTGGAGCCGATGGTCAATCTATATTCAGTGCTAAAGAAGCTGAAGCTATATTTACTTTCTATTACACAGCCTTATATATGGAATCAAAAGGGCTTGGAAAAGTTATAGACTCAACTTTAGATAAACCTGAGGTTGGAACTCAAAGTTTAGCTGTTGGAAGAACAAAGTTCTTAGAAGAAAATCCTGATGCTGCTGTTGCAATTATAAGAGCCTTAGAAAGAGCTAAGGATTTTGCAAAAGAAAATCCAGAAGAAGTATTTAATATCTATTCACAAAGGGGGATACCTGCTGAAGTATATAAAAAAGCTTACTCTGCTGATTTAACTTTCTCTAATTTTGATCCAGCTATAACAGATGATACAAAAGAAAAAATGCAAAAATTAATAGATTTCTTATATGATAATCAAATAGTGAAAAATAAAATATCAGTAGATGATATTATAACTACTGAATACTATGATAAATATAAATCAAGCAAATAA